In one window of Nothobranchius furzeri strain GRZ-AD chromosome 11, NfurGRZ-RIMD1, whole genome shotgun sequence DNA:
- the LOC139073077 gene encoding uncharacterized protein — translation MSCWSAAFSEPAGFKAPISTYAPITKVEGFSDLGWPSVPPLEPVLASLCGVKNHLAGPRTVLASKHDQLLRRLADRAHQCAFQTGAAGNNIAFSPLAFPKWWRSLTLLSSQKPSLLKLLMPSSICALLYSPVLLALLPGRPLSSEPCGSRPCPPFLNTCTGSCWKAPSPLTFCLVPILRASLRGLRRRLNFQPRARPGPLSVSLALRPFPQRMGRTVRKLQAPSCTASQPGSWRPMVPNEP, via the coding sequence atgagctgctggtccgccgccttctccgagcctgccgggttcaaggcgccaatttccacatatgcgcccattaccaaggtcgagggcttctccgacctgggctggccatccgttcccccACTGGAGCCAgtcttggcctcgctgtgtggcgtcaagaaccaccttGCTGGACCGCGAACAGTCctcgcttctaagcatgaccagctgctgaggcggctcgccgatcgcgcacaccagtgcgccttccagaccggcgctgcaggaaataacatcgccttctcgcctttggcgtttccaaaatggtggaggagcttgacgctcctgtcgagtcagaaaccatcattactaaaactgctgatgccatcctcaatctgtgcgctgctgtactcaccggttctgctcgcattgctgcctggcagacccttatccagcgagccttgtggctcaaggccctgccctccattcctgaacacctgcacagggagctgctggaaggccccatcacctctgacgttctgtttggtccccatcttacgagcgtcattgagagggctcagacggcggctgaactttcagccacgtgcgagacctggtccactctcggtcagcctcgcactccggccgttcccccagaggatgggacgaacggtgcggaaactccaggcgcccagctgcacggcctcccaaccagggagttggcggccaatggTTCCGAATGAGCCATGA